TCTATTGAGATCGGatacaacatttttttcaaagcaACATTTTGTTCAACgctaaaatgtattttgaagcCATAAGTAGATCTATTTGAAACTAGTTTACTCTAAAATACCTTCAAGCGTTAGctgttgcgaggagtctcgaaaatatttcttttctcCGATCTGACCCGAACGCATCTTTccaaatatgttttgtatttccATTACAAGTAATTCAAATACTACCCCAGCCTTTATAGTATGGATATAGGCAAGCTTTTTTTTGTCGCTTATGTTTTGGGGGCACGCTAaatcaaaaaaattgtaagtccataatattttgtacccCCTTCTTTCCTGTACTTTTTAATggaatgttttgtatattttggaaACTTCCTTTGCCACAAGAAATCCCTGGATATAGCTAACAAATGCACGCTGAGACATTTGTCGCAAGTGGAAGTTCTAAATTTAAGTAAGGCTTCAATGGCTTATGAACTATCCTCCTGCGGAATCCTGTCTTACCGTTTTAAGAATCTTTTTCCATTACCATCTTATTTTCCCTCAATTCCTTTTTTCTGGCAACTGTAACCAGGGGTCGCAAGTATTTCATTCATAGAAAATCCCAGAGATGcttaaaaggtaaaaaaaacaaaaaaaaatggatagGTAATTTCATTTGGATTCTGAACATCTGTAGATTATCCAAAATCATTCATTGGGGTAGGATAATAATCAGAGGAAGATTATCAGTATTCTTTTTAACAATTTCTAAGACTATCTTATTATGATTAGATGTCAATAAGAGCAGCTTGTGCTGATCTGTATTTAAGGCATTGTGAGAGTATTTACGAGTGTTAAGGGCTAGGAATCTCCAATATGCGCATTTCATTTCCTGAGCCTTCTTATGATTATGGAACAAGGGTTATTTGTGTAGGTATCATCCatacaaacaatatattgttaaaatagtatatttttagataacaGTACAGAGAGATTCTTATAAACTATTCGCAATCACTATAACTAAGGCACCTTTCAATAGAATCGAATGTTTAATCATAGCCATACatgaatgtaaacaataaaataaaaatataaatgcacaAATGTAAATGTCTAAACATAGTAAATAACCTTAATTtttaagaaatcaatatttctCAAAGCCTGGTAACGGGAATGATCTGCTATAGTTTTCGACttgttcttttaaattttctattttggaTTTGAATTCAGCATTTTCTTCAATGGCTTTATTGAAGTCTGCTAACTTCGGTCCAGATACCTTTGTGACTTCTTGAGCAATCTTCAGTGCCTTGTCAATAAAATCTACCACACGGTCAATGTCGGTTTCTTTAAGCCCTCGAGTTGTTAGTGCTGGGGtacctgataaaaaaaatcgaattataataaaaataaataaagcttatGAAGCTACAAAACtttggtttattaatattttctacagATATTCTAATATTGGAGTCAATGAAGAATTTCATTAAAAGTTctcaagatatatattttaaatgactaTTTTTAGTGTATTAGTTAGAATCGGAAACGTTTTGGAGTTGGGAAATAATTCTACATATAAAAAACGATTACGAGTTTGCCAGGCTATTCTATCTAaccaatttgtttattttcaatgaaGAGTCACGATATACAGATTTATCATCAAGCATTAGAAATCATCTAACTTTTCCATCTCAAATTATATCCAAACGCGATTCCCTtcttatgttatgttttttatagttttctttctctttatctCCGCTTTAAATTGAGTTTTAACGCAGTTCATTTTTAGTCTTGCTggaatgagcttttttatttgaGCTCTTGCTACCTAAATTGTTTGAATTGGAGGTAAGATAGGTGTGAATATTTTACTCGACTATCAATAAGCGTTTTCAACACAATGAGAACTCCTCAGTCAACCCCTGAAATGTGAAAAAGGCGTGATGGTATATTGAACGGTATTACCGAGCCGGATGCCGCTGGGGTGCAGCGCGCTCTTGTCGCCGGGCACGGTGTTCTTGTTGCAGGCGATGCTGCACAGCTCCAGCACGCGCTCGGCGGGCGCGCCGGTGAGCCCCGCGCTGCGCATGTCCACCAGCGCCAGGTGCACGTCCGTGCCGCCCGTCGCGATCGCGTAGCCGCGCGACTTCAAACCTTCGCACAAGCGCTGAGCGTTCTTTATCACCTGAACGATAACATTATAATGTGTTATGTATAATTCAATCATTTTATGTCATATCACCAGAAGATTTAAGGCAGttcttgtttttatataatatattaacgcgataaaatcaaaaactacccaacggatctcgataaaatatggtatgaagatagtttgagatcctagGACGGACacagactactttttattccgggaaaatatacaacGAGACTTTAATTCAGGAAAACTTTTGCACGCGGGAGTAGCCGCGAGCCATATGCCAAATCACACACTCCCCCGTGCATGGAATGTGCTTCAAAAGATGAACAGAGTTTTCTCTTCTCGTATTAATATAtcgattttgtataatttgtaacAACTACTAGGTTGTTAAAATaaaccataaatattttcttttcaaacaTCACATTGTTATGATAATATGAAtgtactttaaataaatgataacaCAATGTTTGCCATAATTAgcatatttataattctattaaatttatcaatggtatttaatattatgtaattggcCTTATGGATAACGcactaagtataaaaataaccttGTGAGGCGAATTATGAGATCTTCCCTCAAGGTTCATGTCGTGTATAGTAagatatcaaataaatacaataatcgaATAGTTATTTGTACATAACATTCTTCTGTCTGCCCTTACCCACTCTAATGTGTGGTCAATGCAACCCACATATATTGCAGCAATAATTATTAGTCATATTTTCAAATTGAATGTAGAGTAGTACGTTACGTAGATGTTTTTAAACTAgtggaaatataatataaataattctaaacacGCGAGACTTCCCCCCAAGTCCCGTAAGCTTGAAAATTTACAGAATTAGATACTTTACTTTATAGTGGACTCCAATAACGCAAcgattctataaaaaaaaacacaaagtcCTAACCAGGAAATCAAAATCAAGACCCACCAGTCTCGAGCccataataacttatattttgctGTCTTTAGATAAATAGTACAATATATTAGTAAGCAACAATAATGTGGGTTTGAATGCGTTGTATTTGCAAACTTTCCAAAGAAATTGCATTGTTAATTAGTTACAATAAACTTGTTACATTAACATAACGAGAGTTGCATGATACGAGAATACCTTGTATTATAGGGCACCTTCAGTTATCAAAATAAGAATAAGtaatgacattgaaataacGACTATAACTGGTTATTTATCTAACTAAACTGTTGCtcaataataagaaaatattgtatGATACACAAAATgaaccaaattttataatacctaatgATGTTTACTGAAGTAACAGTTATCAGTCCAGTTTTAATTGAGACAGTCATTGCAAAATTGTTATAAACCTCCATTTTATGTTTTAGGCATAACATAACAATCGTAAACGATATATTCATGATTAAACCGGCTTTACCCAATTTTGCATTATTCCCAGgtgaaaacgtttttttttgtgtgtgagTTATCTTTAGGACGTAAATTAACGTTAGCCTTAACTGGTAAAGTCATTTTTGTTTTGTCTTAAGTTTAGGCCAGTTTGCGCTTACGGTCTTCGCGTTGCCTCGGGATGTTATTCACTTTTAATGCGAGCGAGTTTTAATAcgcaaatacaatatatttcgtCACTTCGAAgttataaaacaacaatataaacactATCTCCTGTCACAAAAAACTATATGACACTATCTCCCAAATTAACATGaaaataatgtacttatttCGAGAACTCAGTCAATATTTCATGATTTAGTTCTTAAGACTGTAGCTGCGTTTGGGATGAAATACATCGTAATTACTAAATAAGTACACACCTGTTTCTGATATTCTACGAACTCAGCAGAGGTGGCTTGCTTCATGGCAGTGGCGATGGCGGCTATGGCGTGGTTGTGTGGGCCGCCCTGCAGCCCCGGGAACACCGCTTGGTTGATCTTGTTCTCCAAATCGTACATGACCTTCGTGCCATTAGCCTTCACAGAGCGCACGCCCTTGCGGAAGAATATGACACCAGCGCGTGGTCCACGCAAGGTTTTGTGGGTGGTCGTCGTCACTATGTCGCAGTACTCGAACGGACTTGGGATCACGCCTGAGgtcaaaaattcaaaattcattaaACTTCTTTCTTAAGAATAAAACTAAGTAAATTGCTTATCTcttgtcaatattattttcagtaataattataatcaaataaaaaaataatatagttattttaataaagtctgtgttctttttcttctttgtcGGTATTACTCTTGTCCACCTTAAGTGATGAGCGATTAGTTAACACTTTAGGAGGTCGTTAGCTTGTGTTATTCAGGTATAATGTAGCTTGTTCTTAataaaagtttgagaaccaatTTAACGCACTTTATCTCATGGTAATAATGTCAATAAAGACTTTGTAAACCAAACGAGATTTATAAACCTTGGAATTAATTTTGTACTACGATAATAATGACATTCATAGTGTCAGTAATTATCTCCTCTGGTTGGTATAGTGATAGCATATTCGGGGTGTAAACCAGGCGGTCCGGGTTTCGAATCCGCTGGTCGTGTATGGCTTTGTGTGGCATTTCTAACAAGATTTACTCAAAACTGGGAGAGGCGGTTGACGTCAGAAATACAGCCGATTCTAAAACCTGGGCCAATTTCATTTACTATTGCTTGTGGTTCAcaattgtgatttttattttttgcg
This genomic window from Manduca sexta isolate Smith_Timp_Sample1 chromosome 12, JHU_Msex_v1.0, whole genome shotgun sequence contains:
- the LOC115443590 gene encoding serine hydroxymethyltransferase, cytosolic isoform X2; translation: MSSQLLNGNLWDTDPELYDLIKKEKSRQHAGLEMIASENFTSIPVLQCLSTCLHNKYSEGMPHQRYYGGNEYIDEIELLAQKRSLEAYRLNADEWGVNVQPYSGSPANFAVYTGIVEPHGRIMGLDLPDGGHLTHGFFTATKKISATSMFFESMPYKVDPKTGLIDYDKLAETARLFKPRLIIAGISCYSRCLDYKRFRQIADENGAYLMADMAHISGLVAAGVIPSPFEYCDIVTTTTHKTLRGPRAGVIFFRKGVRSVKANGTKVMYDLENKINQAVFPGLQGGPHNHAIAAIATAMKQATSAEFVEYQKQVIKNAQRLCEGLKSRGYAIATGGTDVHLALVDMRSAGLTGAPAERVLELCSIACNKNTVPGDKSALHPSGIRLGTPALTTRGLKETDIDRVVDFIDKALKIAQEVTKVSGPKLADFNKAIEENAEFKSKIENLKEQVENYSRSFPLPGFEKY